One window of the Pseudofrankia sp. DC12 genome contains the following:
- a CDS encoding RHS repeat-associated core domain-containing protein: MATGGDTQRKTTFTYDNDDRQIWQTDGSDSFDWATYGTTYDPNGNVATTKDPDGTFTAYTYTDHNQLATTTLKDFVDDPVAGTTPRDLVLESRAYDPAGRLASVTDSLGRTTQHTYWLDDLPRQTVLKGYRPPDLVNGVLSGPGARDIVLDDRTYDAAGNLTQEITGGGKQTVTTSYDQADRVSATTLDPNGLARATSYSYDANNDVTSTVTSASGASTTERTDYGYDNASRLTSQTVFGDGTATYVTSYTRDQRGYATGVTDPRGYGSGGTLDPAYTTNFVTDASGRLAQTIEPSEQIEENGGAPAASRPSEEVGYDTFGDLTQSRDARNNVTTTSYNTLSRPYKSVAPSYTPPGGSAITPTAKWTYDSNGNVLTHTDPSNQVTTTVYDKLNRPVSVTDPQVTGASAAGVTRLLYDDAGNLRTTVDQDGAWTWFGYDDLNRRWTTTETERSPQGAYTTYTDHDDAGNVNRVLTWANVSTQAASTASYDAAGELVDAHDALGKLTHYGYDLSGHIASVTDPLGRQTRYTYDRAGRLTTTAQYSPSNTLLRSSSTGYDAAGNATSRTDPNGHVTTATYDALSQPRSITVPVASGSSITSSAGYDAAGNKTRATDGKGNVTAYTFNSLGLPETTTEPSTTAYPAAADRTWTTSYNANGKPTTDVEPGGVTQTASYDELGRVTGVSGTGGGATAASASFGYDLASQLTSASHPSGTEAYTYDDRGLLTGSSGPAGNASFGYDVNGRVTSRNDAGANSTFGYNARDDLTSLTTNATGTTAALTYTDAGQLSTVTYASGNANSTVRTFLYDDLGRTASDTLTNPSGTLRGQSYVYDNNDNLTSTTFGPLSVAGAGTQSYGYDWANRLTSYTNQANTTTTYGWDAAGNRTSVNGTTATFDARNRLTSDGTASYSYTARGTLSTRTAGSTTTTTSYNALDQLTGETTGSTTTSYAYDALGRVATRNGTALSYAGTESEPVSDNVYGYTHTPAGDTFAVSSWAGGWDTFSNTHGDLVAAATPTATALADSRCYDPFGTPTAAGITHIGIGYQGSWTDPTTGRVDAESRWYSPGTGTFSSRDGTSLPWTGTAADNLYTYAGANPLGNNDPTGRYLEDLVGVGTRLAEVSVPFDEEPVGWLTTTVAGGLVVIGLAGSILPMFSTSTKTAPQPAPTAAPYRKYGPYRPFGPFVLANPAKPATGTGTGTVTPAGGCGTRCTTPPPTRTQPKTSPRAKTSPAPRIQPPPPPPPPIIIGPTPVSGTTQDVHPLADTSDQIKTAPAQNPAGWGNGDGYVYEVPDCVDDPACRSLLLSLSGPRDSSGTGQAPEVTNPLCGADSPGSQSLATSCDQAPATQAGGAGGKGGGRPPHGPSQLGADAGGDEELPIPKGFSSRSDFERFSALLKQGLSSAGYDGTDATFQGSSVTGRSFRTGEPFDGGRVSDYDIALGGEDIFEAARSAGVGLRGGGIRTGPLKGGSLARLGLADLQDELTSLAGRPVNFMIGGALSETRLREALVS; this comes from the coding sequence GTGGCGACGGGTGGTGACACGCAGCGGAAGACGACGTTCACGTACGACAACGACGACCGGCAGATCTGGCAGACGGACGGCTCGGACAGTTTCGACTGGGCGACGTACGGCACGACGTACGACCCGAACGGGAACGTCGCGACGACGAAGGACCCTGACGGGACGTTCACGGCCTACACGTACACGGATCACAACCAGCTCGCGACGACCACGCTGAAGGACTTTGTCGACGACCCGGTCGCCGGTACGACGCCACGCGACCTGGTTCTGGAGTCGCGGGCCTATGACCCGGCGGGCCGGCTGGCCTCGGTGACCGACTCGCTCGGCCGGACGACGCAGCACACGTACTGGTTGGATGACCTGCCGCGGCAGACGGTGCTGAAGGGCTACCGACCGCCGGACCTGGTGAACGGTGTTCTGTCGGGCCCGGGCGCACGTGACATCGTCCTGGACGACAGGACCTACGACGCCGCCGGGAACCTGACCCAGGAGATCACCGGCGGTGGAAAGCAGACCGTCACCACCAGCTACGACCAGGCCGACAGGGTCTCGGCGACCACCCTCGACCCGAACGGCCTCGCCCGCGCGACCAGCTACAGCTACGACGCCAACAACGACGTCACCTCCACCGTCACCAGCGCTTCCGGCGCCAGCACGACCGAGCGCACCGACTACGGCTACGACAACGCCTCCAGACTGACCTCGCAGACCGTCTTCGGTGACGGCACCGCGACCTACGTGACCTCGTACACGCGTGACCAGCGGGGCTATGCCACCGGGGTCACCGATCCCCGTGGCTACGGGTCCGGCGGGACGCTCGACCCGGCGTACACGACGAACTTCGTCACCGACGCCAGTGGGCGACTGGCGCAGACGATCGAGCCGTCGGAGCAGATCGAGGAGAACGGTGGTGCTCCGGCCGCGTCTCGGCCGTCGGAGGAGGTGGGCTACGACACCTTTGGTGATCTCACCCAGTCTCGGGACGCCCGGAACAACGTCACGACGACCAGCTACAACACGCTGAGCCGGCCGTACAAGTCTGTCGCTCCCTCGTACACCCCGCCCGGCGGTTCGGCGATTACTCCGACCGCGAAGTGGACCTACGACAGCAACGGCAACGTGCTGACGCACACCGATCCGTCGAACCAGGTCACGACGACCGTCTACGACAAGTTGAACCGTCCCGTCTCGGTGACCGATCCGCAGGTCACGGGTGCCTCCGCCGCGGGAGTGACGCGTCTTCTCTACGACGACGCCGGCAACCTGCGCACGACCGTCGACCAGGACGGCGCCTGGACCTGGTTTGGCTATGACGACCTGAACCGGCGCTGGACGACGACGGAGACGGAGCGTTCGCCGCAGGGCGCGTACACGACCTACACCGATCACGACGACGCTGGGAACGTCAACAGGGTTCTGACGTGGGCGAACGTGTCGACACAGGCCGCGTCGACGGCCAGTTACGACGCCGCGGGTGAGCTGGTCGACGCGCACGACGCGTTGGGCAAGCTGACCCACTACGGCTATGACCTGTCGGGTCACATCGCGTCGGTGACAGACCCGCTCGGCCGGCAGACTCGGTACACCTACGACCGGGCCGGCCGGTTGACGACGACGGCTCAGTATTCGCCGTCGAACACCCTCCTGCGTTCGTCGTCGACGGGTTATGACGCGGCCGGCAACGCGACGAGCCGGACTGATCCCAATGGGCACGTCACGACCGCTACGTACGACGCCCTCAGCCAGCCTCGGAGCATCACCGTCCCGGTCGCCAGCGGCAGCTCGATCACCAGCAGCGCAGGCTACGACGCCGCGGGTAACAAGACGCGGGCGACCGACGGCAAGGGCAACGTCACGGCCTACACCTTCAACAGCCTCGGCCTGCCCGAGACGACAACCGAGCCGTCGACGACGGCCTACCCGGCCGCGGCGGACCGCACCTGGACCACCTCGTACAACGCCAACGGGAAACCCACAACCGACGTCGAGCCGGGTGGCGTCACCCAGACCGCCAGCTACGACGAGCTCGGCCGCGTCACCGGTGTCTCCGGCACGGGCGGCGGCGCGACCGCAGCGTCGGCGAGCTTCGGCTACGACCTGGCGAGTCAGCTGACGTCGGCGTCGCATCCGAGCGGCACAGAGGCCTACACCTACGACGACCGGGGCCTGCTGACCGGTAGCTCCGGGCCGGCGGGGAACGCGTCGTTCGGATATGACGTGAACGGCCGGGTGACCAGCCGCAATGACGCGGGTGCGAACTCGACGTTCGGCTACAACGCCCGGGACGATCTGACGTCGCTCACGACGAACGCGACGGGGACGACGGCGGCGCTGACGTACACCGACGCCGGCCAGCTTTCCACCGTGACCTATGCGTCGGGGAACGCGAACAGCACGGTGCGGACGTTCCTGTACGACGATCTGGGCCGGACCGCGTCGGACACGTTGACCAACCCGTCAGGGACGTTGCGGGGCCAGTCGTATGTCTATGACAACAACGACAACCTGACCTCGACGACGTTCGGCCCGCTGTCGGTGGCCGGTGCTGGTACCCAGTCCTACGGCTACGACTGGGCCAACCGGTTGACCTCGTACACCAACCAGGCGAACACGACGACCACCTACGGCTGGGACGCCGCGGGCAACCGGACGTCGGTGAACGGGACGACCGCCACGTTCGATGCCCGTAACCGGCTGACCTCGGATGGCACCGCGTCGTACAGCTACACCGCGCGCGGCACGCTGAGTACCCGGACCGCCGGGTCGACGACGACCACCACCAGCTACAACGCGCTCGACCAGCTGACCGGCGAGACGACCGGGTCGACGACGACGAGCTACGCCTACGACGCGCTGGGCCGGGTCGCGACCCGTAACGGCACCGCGCTGTCGTATGCCGGCACCGAGTCCGAACCCGTGTCCGACAACGTCTACGGCTACACCCACACCCCCGCCGGGGACACGTTCGCGGTCAGCTCCTGGGCCGGCGGCTGGGACACGTTCAGTAACACCCACGGCGACCTCGTCGCCGCCGCGACCCCGACGGCCACCGCACTGGCCGACTCGCGTTGCTACGACCCCTTCGGTACGCCCACCGCTGCCGGCATCACTCATATAGGTATCGGCTACCAGGGCTCCTGGACCGACCCCACTACCGGCCGTGTCGACGCGGAAAGCCGTTGGTACAGCCCAGGAACCGGCACGTTCAGCAGCCGCGACGGCACGTCGTTGCCCTGGACCGGAACCGCGGCCGACAACCTCTACACCTACGCCGGCGCCAACCCGCTCGGCAACAACGATCCCACCGGCAGATATCTCGAAGATCTTGTCGGCGTAGGCACCAGGCTGGCGGAAGTGTCGGTTCCTTTTGACGAGGAACCCGTCGGCTGGCTGACAACGACGGTCGCTGGCGGCCTGGTCGTCATTGGGCTGGCCGGCTCGATCCTGCCGATGTTTAGCACAAGTACTAAGACTGCCCCTCAGCCCGCCCCGACCGCGGCGCCATACCGCAAGTACGGTCCGTACCGTCCGTTCGGACCCTTCGTCCTCGCGAATCCGGCGAAGCCGGCGACTGGGACGGGCACTGGAACGGTGACGCCCGCAGGCGGCTGTGGCACGAGGTGCACCACCCCGCCGCCAACCAGGACCCAGCCGAAGACGTCGCCCAGGGCCAAGACGAGCCCGGCGCCGAGGATCCAGCCGCCTCCGCCTCCGCCTCCGCCGATCATCATCGGTCCGACGCCTGTGTCCGGCACCACCCAGGACGTCCATCCGCTCGCCGACACCAGTGACCAGATCAAGACAGCGCCGGCTCAGAACCCCGCGGGCTGGGGCAACGGCGACGGCTACGTCTACGAGGTTCCCGACTGCGTCGACGACCCAGCCTGCCGAAGCCTCCTACTCAGCCTCAGCGGCCCCAGAGACTCCTCCGGTACCGGCCAGGCACCCGAGGTCACCAATCCGCTCTGCGGCGCCGACAGCCCCGGCAGCCAGTCCCTTGCCACCAGCTGCGACCAGGCCCCAGCCACCCAAGCAGGCGGAGCCGGCGGCAAGGGTGGCGGAAGGCCGCCGCACGGTCCGTCGCAACTGGGCGCAGACGCGGGCGGCGACGAAGAGTTGCCCATCCCCAAGGGGTTCTCCAGCCGTTCGGACTTCGAGCGATTTAGTGCCCTTCTAAAGCAAGGTCTATCGAGTGCCGGTTACGACGGCACTGACGCCACCTTCCAGGGAAGTTCGGTGACGGGAAGGAGTTTTCGAACCGGCGAGCCATTTGACGGGGGTAGAGTAAGTGATTATGACATCGCTCTTGGCGGGGAGGATATCTTTGAGGCCGCGAGATCCGCGGGAGTTGGCCTGCGTGGAGGCGGAATTCGGACCGGTCCGCTCAAGGGTGGAAGTCTCGCCCGGCTGGGCCTCGCTGACCTCCAAGATGAGTTGACTTCTCTGGCTGGCAGGCCCGTGAACTTTATGATCGGCGGCGCTCTATCGGAGACGCGGTTGCGCGAAGCCCTAGTATCATGA
- a CDS encoding leucyl aminopeptidase, with translation MTSASAAVAALKTLDVDAVVIGTAAGDEGPVPLGGTAELDAALGGRLARVLADVGATGRAGDVVRFATLGAIAAGSVVAVGVGPATSGEPDLEALRRAAGTASRALAGAARVATTLALAGGAATPESVRAVAEGTLLGAYSFDSFRTTSAKGRLAPVEQAVVLVDEAGLDAATGVVEHAATVADAVRLVRDLVNTPPGHLPPARLAEIAEQEAAAAGLLVEVLDEKELADGGYGGLLGVGQGSTNPSRLVRLEWPGTEGADAGVTLALVGKGITFDSGGLSLKPPASMEWMKTDMAGAASVLAAMVAVARLRVPARIVGWMACAENMPSGTAIRPGDVITLRGGTRVEVLNTDAEGRLVLGDALVRASEEQPAMVIDIATLTGAQIVALGQRTTGLLGRDEAVEAVAAAAKTTGEAVWPMPMPPELRKGLDSTVADLANVPTNGSRDGGMLVAAHFLAAFVPDGIPWAHLDIAGPSWNGGEPYGHTPKAGTGALVRTLVQLAEDRADA, from the coding sequence ATGACCTCCGCCTCCGCCGCCGTAGCAGCGCTGAAGACCCTGGACGTGGACGCCGTGGTGATCGGAACCGCGGCCGGCGACGAGGGTCCGGTGCCTCTCGGCGGCACGGCCGAGCTGGACGCGGCCCTCGGCGGCCGGCTCGCCAGGGTGCTCGCCGACGTGGGCGCCACCGGCCGGGCCGGCGACGTCGTCCGGTTCGCCACCCTCGGCGCAATCGCGGCCGGCAGCGTGGTCGCCGTCGGCGTCGGGCCGGCGACGAGCGGCGAGCCCGACCTTGAGGCGCTGCGGCGCGCGGCCGGGACGGCGTCGCGCGCGCTCGCCGGCGCCGCCAGGGTGGCGACCACGCTGGCTCTCGCCGGCGGCGCGGCCACGCCCGAGTCGGTGCGCGCGGTCGCCGAGGGCACCCTGCTCGGCGCCTACAGCTTCGACAGCTTCCGCACGACGTCGGCGAAGGGCCGCCTCGCGCCGGTCGAGCAGGCCGTCGTCCTGGTCGACGAGGCGGGCCTCGACGCGGCCACCGGCGTGGTCGAGCACGCCGCTACGGTCGCCGACGCGGTCCGGCTGGTGCGCGACCTGGTGAACACGCCGCCCGGCCACCTGCCCCCCGCCCGGCTGGCCGAGATCGCCGAGCAGGAGGCGGCCGCCGCCGGGCTTCTCGTCGAGGTCCTGGACGAGAAGGAGCTCGCGGACGGCGGCTACGGCGGCCTGCTCGGCGTCGGGCAGGGCTCGACGAACCCGTCCCGGCTGGTCAGGCTGGAGTGGCCCGGCACCGAGGGCGCCGACGCCGGGGTGACGCTCGCCCTCGTCGGCAAGGGGATCACCTTCGACTCGGGCGGCCTGTCGCTGAAGCCGCCGGCGTCGATGGAGTGGATGAAGACCGACATGGCCGGCGCCGCCTCCGTGCTCGCCGCCATGGTCGCCGTCGCGCGGCTTCGGGTCCCGGCGCGGATCGTCGGCTGGATGGCGTGCGCGGAGAACATGCCGTCCGGGACGGCGATCCGGCCGGGTGACGTGATCACCCTGCGCGGTGGGACCAGGGTCGAGGTGCTCAACACCGACGCCGAGGGCCGGCTGGTGCTCGGGGACGCGCTGGTGCGGGCGAGCGAGGAGCAGCCCGCCATGGTCATCGACATCGCGACCCTGACCGGCGCGCAGATCGTCGCCCTCGGCCAGCGGACGACCGGGCTGCTGGGCCGGGACGAGGCCGTCGAGGCCGTCGCCGCCGCGGCGAAGACGACCGGTGAGGCCGTCTGGCCGATGCCGATGCCGCCGGAGCTGCGCAAGGGCCTCGACTCGACGGTCGCCGACCTCGCGAACGTCCCGACGAACGGCAGCCGCGACGGCGGCATGCTCGTCGCGGCCCACTTCCTGGCAGCGTTCGTCCCCGACGGCATCCCGTGGGCGCACCTCGACATCGCGGGCCCGTCCTGGAACGGCGGGGAGCCCTACGGCCACACCCCGAAGGCAGGCACCGGCGCCCTCGTGCGCACCCTCGTCCAGCTGGCCGAGGACCGGGCGGACGCCTGA
- the gcvT gene encoding glycine cleavage system aminomethyltransferase GcvT, translating to MADVPGTDAAGTPVLLRTPLFDRHVDAGAKLASFGGWEMPIEYAGAGVLAEHRAVRAAVGVFDVSHLGKARVAGPGAVRFVNATLTNDLGRIHPGQAQYTLCCDESGGVVDDLIAYLYGDDDVFLVPNAANTAEVVRRLAAAAGPELQVTGLHESYGVLAVQGPRAADVLAALGLPTEGEYMSFRDAEWKGRPVIVCRSGYTGERGFELLPRWEDTVEVWDALLAAAAGVGGRACGLGARDTLRTEMGYPLHGQDLSLSISPVQARSGWAVGWAKERFWGREALLAEKAAGPARVLWGLKSLDRGIPRPHMRVLDAAGTDVGEVTSGTFSPSLRVGIGLALLDRSVAEGDQVSVDVRGRRSLMTVARPPFVASSPK from the coding sequence ATGGCCGACGTTCCTGGCACCGACGCTGCTGGCACCCCGGTGCTCCTGCGCACCCCGTTGTTCGATCGCCACGTCGACGCCGGCGCCAAGCTGGCCTCGTTCGGCGGCTGGGAGATGCCGATCGAGTACGCCGGCGCGGGGGTGCTCGCCGAGCACCGGGCCGTCCGCGCGGCCGTCGGCGTGTTCGACGTCAGCCACCTCGGCAAGGCGCGGGTCGCCGGGCCGGGCGCCGTGCGGTTCGTCAACGCCACGCTGACCAACGACCTCGGCCGAATCCACCCAGGCCAGGCCCAGTACACGCTGTGCTGCGACGAGTCGGGCGGCGTCGTCGACGACCTGATCGCCTACCTGTACGGCGACGACGACGTGTTCCTGGTGCCGAACGCGGCGAACACGGCCGAGGTCGTGCGCCGGCTGGCGGCGGCGGCCGGTCCGGAGCTCCAGGTGACGGGCCTGCACGAGTCCTACGGGGTGCTCGCGGTCCAGGGCCCGCGGGCGGCCGACGTCCTCGCCGCGCTCGGCCTGCCGACCGAGGGCGAGTACATGAGCTTCCGCGACGCCGAGTGGAAGGGCCGGCCGGTCATCGTCTGCCGCTCCGGCTACACCGGCGAGCGCGGCTTCGAGCTGCTCCCCCGCTGGGAGGACACCGTCGAGGTCTGGGACGCGCTGCTGGCCGCGGCGGCCGGCGTAGGCGGGCGGGCCTGTGGCCTCGGTGCCCGCGACACACTGCGCACCGAGATGGGCTACCCGCTGCACGGCCAGGACCTGTCACTCTCGATCAGCCCGGTCCAGGCGCGGTCGGGCTGGGCCGTCGGCTGGGCCAAGGAGCGGTTCTGGGGCCGGGAGGCGCTGCTGGCCGAGAAGGCGGCGGGGCCGGCGCGGGTGCTGTGGGGCCTGAAGTCTCTCGACCGGGGCATCCCGCGGCCGCACATGCGGGTGCTCGACGCGGCCGGCACCGATGTGGGCGAGGTCACCAGCGGGACGTTCTCTCCGTCGCTACGGGTCGGCATCGGCCTCGCGCTGCTCGACCGTTCGGTCGCCGAGGGCGACCAGGTGAGCGTCGACGTCCGCGGCCGCCGCTCGCTGATGACGGTCGCACGCCCCCCGTTTGTCGCGTCCTCGCCCAAATAG
- the lpdA gene encoding dihydrolipoyl dehydrogenase yields MAQSAAGPVDLVILGGGSGGYAAALRAAELGLSVVLVEKDKLGGTCLHRGCIPTKALLHSAEIVDNIHESATFGVLSTLNGIDMAKVNEYKDSVVGGLFKGLTGLVKARGIEVVAGTGKLTSPTTVTVDGRVIEGRNIILATGSYSRSLPGLELDHAKVITSEDALKLDRVPSSVVVLGGGVIGCEFASVWRSYGADVTIIEALPHLVPLEDESSSKLLERGFRKRGIKFKLKTRFAGVKTTDHGVTVSLEDGSTVDAELLLVAVGRGPVTDGIGYDEVGVAMERGFVLVDRSLRTNIPNVFAIGDIRPGLQLAHVGFAEGIFVAEQIAGLNPTPVDYDNVPKVTYSSPEVASVGLTEAVAKERFGPDAITKVTYNLAGNGKSQILKTAGAVTVIAVKDGPVVGVHMVGDRVGELIAEAQLITNWEAYPSDVAQLIHPHPTMSEALGEAHLALAGKPLHTHD; encoded by the coding sequence GTGGCACAATCTGCGGCCGGTCCCGTCGACCTTGTCATCCTCGGTGGCGGAAGCGGCGGATATGCCGCCGCCCTGCGCGCCGCGGAGCTCGGACTGAGCGTCGTCCTCGTCGAGAAGGACAAGCTCGGTGGCACGTGCCTGCACCGCGGGTGCATCCCGACGAAGGCGCTGCTGCACTCGGCGGAGATCGTGGACAACATCCACGAGAGCGCTACCTTCGGCGTCCTGTCGACCCTGAACGGGATCGACATGGCCAAGGTGAACGAGTACAAGGACTCGGTCGTGGGCGGCCTGTTCAAGGGCCTGACCGGTCTGGTCAAGGCCCGCGGCATCGAGGTCGTCGCGGGCACCGGCAAGCTGACCTCCCCGACGACCGTGACCGTGGACGGACGGGTCATCGAGGGCCGGAACATCATCCTCGCTACGGGCTCGTACTCGCGGAGCCTGCCCGGCCTGGAGCTCGACCACGCGAAGGTCATCACCAGCGAGGACGCGCTGAAGCTCGACCGGGTGCCGAGCTCGGTCGTGGTGCTCGGCGGCGGTGTGATCGGCTGCGAGTTCGCGTCGGTGTGGCGCTCCTACGGCGCCGACGTCACGATCATCGAGGCCCTGCCGCATCTGGTCCCGCTGGAGGACGAGTCCAGCTCCAAGCTGCTGGAGCGCGGCTTCCGCAAGCGCGGCATCAAGTTCAAGCTGAAGACCCGGTTCGCCGGGGTGAAGACCACCGACCACGGGGTGACCGTCTCGCTGGAGGACGGCTCGACGGTCGACGCCGAGCTGCTGCTCGTCGCGGTCGGCCGCGGCCCGGTCACCGACGGCATCGGCTACGACGAGGTCGGCGTCGCGATGGAGCGCGGCTTCGTGCTCGTCGACCGCTCCCTGCGCACCAACATCCCGAACGTCTTCGCGATCGGCGACATCCGTCCGGGCCTGCAGCTGGCGCACGTCGGCTTCGCCGAGGGCATCTTCGTCGCGGAGCAGATCGCCGGGCTGAACCCGACCCCGGTCGACTACGACAACGTCCCGAAGGTCACCTACTCCTCGCCCGAGGTCGCCTCGGTCGGTCTCACCGAGGCCGTCGCCAAGGAGCGTTTCGGCCCGGACGCGATCACCAAGGTGACCTACAACCTCGCCGGCAACGGTAAGTCCCAGATCCTCAAGACCGCCGGCGCGGTCACCGTGATCGCGGTCAAGGACGGGCCGGTGGTCGGCGTGCACATGGTCGGCGACCGGGTCGGCGAGCTGATCGCCGAGGCACAGCTGATCACGAACTGGGAGGCGTACCCGTCGGACGTCGCCCAGCTGATCCACCCGCACCCGACGATGTCGGAGGCACTCGGCGAGGCCCACCTCGCCCTCGCGGGCAAGCCGCTGCACACGCACGACTAG
- a CDS encoding 2-oxo acid dehydrogenase subunit E2: MSVSVTMPRLGESVSEGTVTRWLKQEGEHVEADEPLLEVSTDKVDTEIPAPASGVLSSIKVAEDETVEVGVELAVIEDGAAAPAAAPAPAAAAAPAPAPEPPPAPATPPPPPAPAAAAPPPAPAPAPAPAPAPAPVPAPVPVAAAASSNGEARYVTPLVRKMAAELGVDLGTIKGTGPGGRISKQDIVDASRAVPAAAPAPAAAPAPVATPAPVASPAPVAIPAPVAAPAPAAAAKAPSAPVPALRGKTEKLSRLRTVIAKRMVESLQVSAQLTTVVEADVTKIARLRTQAKDAFYAREGVKLSFLPFFAIAACEALREHPVLNSSVDTAAGTITYYDVEHLGIAVDTERGLTVPVIHNAGDLNLSGMARKIDDLAKRTRANQVSPDELSGGTFTLTNTGSRGALFDTPILNQPQVGILGTGTVVKRPAVVEDPNLGEVIAVRSTVYLALTYDHRIVDGADAARFLTTVKARLEEGSFEAELGL; encoded by the coding sequence ATGTCTGTATCCGTCACGATGCCCCGCCTGGGCGAGAGCGTGTCCGAGGGCACGGTCACCCGGTGGCTCAAGCAGGAGGGCGAGCACGTCGAGGCCGACGAGCCGCTCCTCGAGGTCAGCACCGACAAGGTCGACACCGAGATCCCGGCACCGGCTTCCGGCGTCCTCTCGTCGATCAAGGTCGCCGAGGACGAGACCGTCGAGGTCGGCGTCGAGCTCGCGGTGATCGAGGACGGCGCGGCGGCCCCGGCGGCCGCACCCGCGCCAGCCGCCGCCGCGGCTCCCGCGCCGGCCCCGGAGCCGCCGCCGGCTCCCGCCACTCCCCCGCCGCCGCCGGCACCCGCCGCGGCCGCTCCGCCGCCGGCCCCTGCGCCCGCTCCGGCCCCTGCGCCGGCACCCGCGCCCGTTCCGGCCCCGGTGCCGGTGGCCGCCGCTGCCTCCTCCAACGGCGAGGCCCGCTACGTCACGCCGCTGGTCCGCAAGATGGCCGCCGAGCTGGGTGTCGACCTGGGCACGATCAAGGGCACCGGGCCTGGCGGCCGGATCAGCAAGCAGGACATCGTGGACGCGTCCCGGGCCGTCCCCGCCGCCGCGCCGGCCCCCGCCGCGGCCCCTGCGCCGGTTGCCACCCCGGCCCCGGTTGCCTCCCCGGCCCCGGTTGCCATCCCGGCCCCGGTCGCGGCTCCGGCGCCCGCGGCAGCCGCCAAAGCTCCCTCCGCGCCCGTTCCGGCGCTGCGCGGCAAGACGGAGAAGCTCTCCCGGCTGCGGACCGTCATCGCCAAGCGGATGGTCGAGTCGCTGCAGGTCAGCGCCCAGCTGACCACCGTCGTCGAGGCCGACGTCACGAAGATCGCCAGGCTGCGTACGCAGGCGAAGGACGCGTTCTACGCCCGTGAGGGCGTGAAGCTGTCGTTCCTGCCGTTCTTCGCGATCGCCGCCTGCGAGGCGCTGCGCGAGCACCCGGTGCTGAACTCCAGCGTCGACACCGCCGCCGGCACGATCACCTACTACGACGTCGAGCACCTCGGCATCGCGGTGGACACCGAGCGCGGCCTGACCGTCCCGGTCATCCACAACGCCGGGGACCTGAACCTCTCCGGCATGGCCCGCAAGATCGACGACCTGGCCAAGCGCACCCGCGCGAACCAGGTCTCGCCGGACGAGCTCAGCGGCGGCACGTTCACCCTGACCAACACCGGCAGCCGCGGCGCCCTGTTCGACACCCCGATCCTCAACCAGCCGCAGGTCGGCATCCTCGGCACCGGGACCGTCGTGAAGCGGCCGGCCGTCGTCGAGGACCCGAACCTCGGCGAGGTCATCGCGGTGCGTTCCACGGTCTACCTCGCGCTGACCTACGACCACCGGATCGTCGACGGCGCCGACGCGGCCCGTTTCCTCACCACGGTGAAGGCCCGCCTCGAAGAGGGCTCCTTCGAGGCCGAGCTCGGCCTCTGA
- a CDS encoding DUF1203 domain-containing protein — translation MTVIAAAPAPAAVTYHLQPIDPGEADRLRASSPDAPRYTADVHPGYPCRQCLRDAAVGEEVVLVSHDPFTADSPYRSASPIFLHRGGCEPPQDLTTLPAQLTGRQLSVRAFDDGAMMIDAAVIEGTSLAVTLDRFFALAACDHVHVHNASRGCWATRVGRAR, via the coding sequence ATGACCGTGATCGCCGCCGCCCCGGCCCCTGCCGCCGTCACCTACCACCTTCAGCCGATCGATCCTGGCGAGGCCGACCGGCTACGTGCCAGCAGCCCAGACGCACCCAGGTACACAGCGGACGTCCACCCGGGCTACCCCTGCCGGCAGTGCCTTCGGGACGCGGCCGTTGGCGAGGAGGTGGTCCTCGTGTCCCACGATCCGTTCACCGCCGACAGCCCGTACCGGTCAGCGAGCCCGATCTTTCTGCACCGGGGCGGCTGCGAGCCCCCACAGGACCTGACCACCCTCCCTGCGCAGCTCACCGGCCGGCAGCTGTCGGTCCGCGCCTTCGACGATGGCGCGATGATGATCGACGCTGCTGTGATCGAAGGCACCAGCCTGGCCGTGACGCTCGACCGTTTCTTCGCCCTCGCGGCGTGCGACCACGTTCACGTCCACAACGCGAGCCGTGGCTGCTGGGCGACCCGCGTCGGCCGCGCTCGCTGA